A genomic stretch from Edaphobacter aggregans includes:
- a CDS encoding DUF4440 domain-containing protein translates to MTKAQLQDHLHSLEERLLHPDREPDRRALSNLLAEDFQEFCTSGRIFNLQQLTSALQNSSPRAATMSYFYVTPLADDVALATYHITTANSTSHHSSIWVQRNNRWQLLFHQGTIAA, encoded by the coding sequence ATGACCAAGGCGCAGCTTCAAGATCACCTCCACTCGCTGGAAGAACGTCTTCTGCACCCCGACCGTGAGCCTGACCGTCGCGCTCTCAGCAACCTGCTCGCCGAAGACTTCCAGGAATTCTGCACCTCAGGCCGCATCTTCAACCTGCAGCAGCTCACCAGCGCGCTCCAAAACAGCAGCCCTCGCGCCGCCACCATGAGCTACTTCTACGTCACCCCGCTAGCCGATGACGTCGCCCTCGCCACCTACCACATCACCACCGCAAACTCTACCTCCCACCACTCCTCTATCTGGGTCCAGCGCAACAATCGCTGGCAGCTCCTCTTCCATCAGGGAACCATCGCCGCCTAA